The genomic window CTTGTCTTTTATGATTAACCAATTCCTTTTTCGAAGGATGTGGTGGTAATTCCTGAGCAGAAACATTCATTGATAAGCCTAATAACAATACTATTGATATGAATAACTTTTTCATGACATTTATTTTTATTGAATGAATTTAATCGAAAATAATCAATCGGTTCATTCAGGTTTACAGTGAATGTTGCAGATATCATACCATAATTTTAACTGAACTTACTGAATCTCAATATTCTCCTTTAATGGCAGATTCTTCGAAGAATTCCCAACAAAAATCCTGTAAGTTCCTTTTTCTATGATCCGGTTCATTTTTTCATCCAAAAACTGCAATTCCTTCACAGGAACTTCAATTGAAATCTGTTTTGATTTTCCCGGTTTTAAATACACTTTCTTCAATCCTTTCAACTCAATAATCGGTCTTGAAACCGAAGCCAGCACGTCTTTCACATACAACTGAACGACTTCACTTCCTGCTTTCGAACCTGTATTTTTAATATTTACTTTCGCAATAATGGTATCATTTTCAGAATAGGTAGTTTGATTTAATTGTAAATCTGAAATTTCAAAAGTCGTATAACTCAATCCAAAACCAAACGGATACAACGGTTCACCGCTCAAATCGTGATAATCATTTCCTCTTCCTGTCGGATGATGATTGTAAGACAATGGCAATTGCCCTTCTTCAACCGGGAAAGTAATCGGTAATTTCCCTGAAGGATTTTCAGCTCCGAAAAGTACTTTTGCAACAGCATTTCCTCCTTCTTCTCCGGGATACCAAACGTCTAAAATCGCTCCGACCTTATCTTTCCAATCGGTTGTTTTTATCGCAGAACCACCTACTAAGACAACTGTCGTCGGTTTATTTAATTTTGAAACTTCCTGAATGAATTTTTCCTGATTTCCGGGAAGACTCAATGAAGACCTATCCTGAAACTCTCCTTCATGAATTCCCGCCGTAACGATGATGTAATCTGCATATTGAGCCAGTTGTAAAGCATCGTTAAACTCTTTTTGATAATCATTCAAGCCATAATTCCAGATCAGTTCAATATTCGCCTCTCCTCTGTTTTCATGAAACTCTACAACGATATCATATTTCTGACCTTTATTAAATTCTATATCAACTGTTTTTGTGGAATAGCTCAACTTTTCCCAATTGTCGATTAATAACTTCCCGTTCAAAAACAATCTAAACCCGTCATTTCCACGAAGTCCCAATTGATATTTTCCCGAATCCGGAGCTTCCAGTTTACCCGTCCAACGAACGCTGTAATTGTCCGGCTGTAATTTTTCAGAATTGGGAGAATACAATGTCCATTTGAAATTCAATTGTTCGTCTTGTTTTTCAAAAGCTGGATATCCTTTTAAATCGGCATTGGAAAAATAATTCCCTTTTAAGCCTTTTTGATTTTCAAAAGACAAAAATTCCGTTGGAACCGTCACAAAATCTTTCAAATTCCAGTCAATTCCTTTTGAATAGCTGACTTCAATATTTTTATTTTTAACGAAGTTTTTAATTCCATCCAGAATACTCACTTTCTTATTTCCCGGTCCTGAATAACCACCCAATCTTGCATCAACAGCATCGGTTCCGACTACTAAAATCTTTTTATAATTTTCAGCAATCGGGAGTGTTTTTTTATCATTTTGAAGCAATACAAAAGACTCAATTGCTGTTTTTTCAGCCAAAGGTTTGTGACTGATTTTCTTTAATTCTTCAATGTCTTTACTGGAAACGTAAGGATTTTCAAACAGACCCAATTCAAATTTTGCTCTTAATACTCTCGCTACTGCATCATCAATTCTTTCCTTTGAAATTCTCCCATCTAAAAACGGAGGAATAAACAGTTTATAATGTTGATATTCTGTCTGGAAAATAACATCAAGACCGGCGTTAATCGCCTGTGCAGAAGCATCATCATAATCTTTTGCCGTAAAATGCAGAACATTTGCTCCACCAACCGCACTTGCATCACTGATGACGAATCCTTTGAAATTCCATTCATTTTTCAATTTTTCGGTCAATAGCCAATAATTGGCCGTTGAAGGTCTTCCGTCCAACAAATTATAGGAAGTCATCACCGAACGGCTTTTTCCCTGATAAAAAGCTTTTTGAAAAGGAATCAAATGCGTTTCCTCCAAATATCTTTTGCTCCAATGAATCGGGTATGAATCTCTTCCACCTTCGCCAACATTTGCCAGAAAATGTTTCGGAGTCGTAATAATTCCCTGATTTTCAAAAGAACTGACGAAATTCACTCCCATTACTGAAGTTAAAAACGGATCTTCACCATACGTTTCTTCCGTTCTTCCCCATCGAACATCACTTGCCAAATTCACAACCGGAGTCAGAATCTGACGAATTCCTCTCAATTTAGATTCTTTCGCAATCGCTGTCGAAACTTCTTTCATCAACTCAGGATTGAAGGTTGCCGCCAAACCGATTGCTTGTGGAAATGCAGTCGCTCCTTCACGCATCAATCCGTGTAAAGCCTCATCAAAAGGAATAATCGGAATTCCCAATCGTGATTCTTCCACAAAATATTTTTGAATAGCATTGATTTTCTTCGCCAGTCTTTCCGCATCTTCATTCGCATTGTATTTCAACAATTGCCCTGCAACTCCTCCTCCCTGATTTCCTGCACTCACCTGCAATCCGAAAATTCCGTGCGCATACTGACCTTTCGGAACATTATCCAAATCTCCCGGAATCATAAAGCATTGCCAGAATTTTTCTTCAGGCGTCATGCGTTTCAATAAATCCTGAACTCTGGCTTCAACAGGTTGTTTCGGATCTTTGTATAATGGTTTTTGAGCAGAAATGAAAACGGTGCTCAATAATGAAATTCCTATAATTTTAAATCGAAGTTTAAAGGACATCGTAAATAATTTAGTTTAAATCTATTCTTTTGTCTTGAAACAAAAGAACCAAAAATTCAAGACTTGGAACTCTCCACTAAAAATAAAATCTATTCTCTAAAAATTCTAAAACTCGCGCGAATTTGATGTTGGTTTTTCAGTTCAATATTTGAATCGCGCTCAAACAGTAGAATTTTCTTAACGTTCACAGAATTTATTTTCTTAACGCTCCGATTTCCT from Chryseobacterium camelliae includes these protein-coding regions:
- a CDS encoding beta-glucosidase, producing MSFKLRFKIIGISLLSTVFISAQKPLYKDPKQPVEARVQDLLKRMTPEEKFWQCFMIPGDLDNVPKGQYAHGIFGLQVSAGNQGGGVAGQLLKYNANEDAERLAKKINAIQKYFVEESRLGIPIIPFDEALHGLMREGATAFPQAIGLAATFNPELMKEVSTAIAKESKLRGIRQILTPVVNLASDVRWGRTEETYGEDPFLTSVMGVNFVSSFENQGIITTPKHFLANVGEGGRDSYPIHWSKRYLEETHLIPFQKAFYQGKSRSVMTSYNLLDGRPSTANYWLLTEKLKNEWNFKGFVISDASAVGGANVLHFTAKDYDDASAQAINAGLDVIFQTEYQHYKLFIPPFLDGRISKERIDDAVARVLRAKFELGLFENPYVSSKDIEELKKISHKPLAEKTAIESFVLLQNDKKTLPIAENYKKILVVGTDAVDARLGGYSGPGNKKVSILDGIKNFVKNKNIEVSYSKGIDWNLKDFVTVPTEFLSFENQKGLKGNYFSNADLKGYPAFEKQDEQLNFKWTLYSPNSEKLQPDNYSVRWTGKLEAPDSGKYQLGLRGNDGFRLFLNGKLLIDNWEKLSYSTKTVDIEFNKGQKYDIVVEFHENRGEANIELIWNYGLNDYQKEFNDALQLAQYADYIIVTAGIHEGEFQDRSSLSLPGNQEKFIQEVSKLNKPTTVVLVGGSAIKTTDWKDKVGAILDVWYPGEEGGNAVAKVLFGAENPSGKLPITFPVEEGQLPLSYNHHPTGRGNDYHDLSGEPLYPFGFGLSYTTFEISDLQLNQTTYSENDTIIAKVNIKNTGSKAGSEVVQLYVKDVLASVSRPIIELKGLKKVYLKPGKSKQISIEVPVKELQFLDEKMNRIIEKGTYRIFVGNSSKNLPLKENIEIQ